A section of the Leptospira terpstrae serovar Hualin str. LT 11-33 = ATCC 700639 genome encodes:
- a CDS encoding response regulator, producing the protein MVESNVNQNQSSNVLGKEHLRRPKEPILIIEDKKENQVLLEAICKRIGMESAIAEDGKVALEMASKRPYSLYLVDLMMPVLDGKTFIQERKKLEPSAVFIIQTAIDQIDEIIEIMKLGVYDYLLKPLHIEIVADRLEKALEYVYLKRMESLLIDEESKELKSQLEWLNYKESHRKTNEINSELHSILNIKTTLMQGSGLGAMSTIIDSIQQMKIDQGKDYSINKEFWDLLFENHEHNITMMKGLDLAVEIIQKDTNLVRTKSEDLLGILPALIENFREEISEKELKVNLPVVKQSVFLDIDLESMKVAIHEIITNGLKYSKRKSHFDVFVTFVDGYFCLSAKNNIIEDEYAKQLAQSEKKLVEPFYRIHPPVESFYSKEKFSLGLGLTMVDFILHRHNGMFFIRNAIDHTTEVKADCIIAEIFLPIQNDKGTKHE; encoded by the coding sequence ATGGTGGAATCGAACGTAAACCAAAATCAGTCCTCAAATGTATTAGGAAAGGAACACCTTCGGCGTCCCAAGGAACCAATCTTAATCATAGAAGATAAAAAGGAAAACCAAGTCCTTTTGGAAGCAATTTGCAAACGTATTGGAATGGAATCTGCTATTGCGGAAGACGGCAAAGTGGCGCTAGAAATGGCTTCAAAACGTCCATATAGTTTGTATTTAGTAGATTTGATGATGCCAGTTTTGGATGGAAAAACCTTCATCCAAGAAAGAAAAAAATTAGAACCTTCCGCGGTATTTATCATCCAAACTGCCATCGACCAAATCGATGAAATTATCGAAATTATGAAATTGGGTGTTTATGATTATCTTTTGAAACCCCTTCATATAGAAATTGTAGCAGATCGTCTGGAAAAAGCACTAGAATACGTCTACTTAAAGCGAATGGAATCTCTTCTCATTGATGAGGAATCAAAAGAATTAAAAAGCCAATTAGAATGGCTAAATTACAAAGAATCTCATCGGAAAACTAACGAAATCAATTCCGAACTTCATTCGATTTTAAACATAAAAACTACATTAATGCAAGGTTCAGGCCTCGGAGCCATGTCGACGATCATTGACTCCATTCAACAAATGAAAATAGACCAAGGTAAGGACTACTCTATCAATAAAGAGTTTTGGGATCTACTATTTGAAAATCATGAACATAATATCACTATGATGAAAGGTTTAGACCTTGCAGTAGAAATCATCCAAAAAGATACAAATTTGGTTAGGACTAAAAGCGAAGACTTACTTGGCATTTTGCCCGCACTCATTGAAAACTTTAGAGAAGAAATTTCTGAAAAGGAATTAAAGGTAAATCTGCCAGTTGTAAAACAGTCAGTGTTTCTCGACATTGATTTAGAATCGATGAAGGTGGCAATTCATGAAATTATCACAAACGGACTCAAATATTCTAAAAGAAAATCTCATTTTGATGTCTTTGTCACCTTTGTAGATGGTTATTTTTGTTTATCTGCAAAAAACAATATCATAGAAGATGAGTATGCAAAACAACTGGCTCAGTCAGAAAAAAAACTTGTAGAACCATTCTATCGCATTCATCCGCCGGTGGAAAGTTTCTATTCAAAAGAAAAATTTAGCTTGGGTCTTGGGTTGACCATGGTAGATTTTATCCTCCACAGACACAATGGAATGTTTTTTATACGAAACGCAATCGACCATACAACAGAAGTAAAAGCGGACTGTATCATCGCCGAAATATTTTTACCAATCCAAAACGATAAGGGAACAAAACATGAATAG
- a CDS encoding response regulator, which translates to MNRKILIIDDSAVFRKIISVHLKNANFDLIEAGDGLEGLKQLESNEVDLIVSDMNMPNMDGISFIKKVKENSKFKFTPIIMLTTESQPEKKQQGMDAGAKAWLTKPFSPEELLDTISKLLP; encoded by the coding sequence ATGAATAGAAAGATATTGATTATTGATGACTCTGCGGTATTCCGAAAAATCATCTCAGTCCATCTAAAAAACGCAAACTTTGATTTGATAGAAGCTGGTGATGGATTAGAAGGATTAAAACAATTAGAATCAAATGAAGTCGATTTAATCGTTTCTGATATGAATATGCCGAATATGGATGGAATCAGCTTTATAAAAAAAGTAAAAGAAAATTCTAAATTTAAATTTACACCCATCATCATGTTAACCACAGAATCTCAACCTGAAAAAAAACAACAAGGAATGGATGCTGGTGCAAAAGCATGGCTTACAAAACCCTTCTCCCCTGAAGAGTTGTTAGATACTATTTCAAAACTACTACCATAA
- a CDS encoding STAS domain-containing protein, whose translation MEPVQNLRKTNSGFEISWEGYLTVPFVQEWKNLTDIWTISKGNTIQLDLNGIQRIDSAGIQFLMYLKTLSQKKHFLIQLSNHSLPVLKVLDLLGLVSFFGDRVKVKKEHSAEVEFRYGTRKAN comes from the coding sequence ATGGAACCGGTACAAAACCTTAGGAAAACAAATTCAGGCTTTGAAATCTCTTGGGAAGGGTATTTAACCGTACCTTTTGTACAAGAATGGAAAAATTTAACTGACATTTGGACAATTTCCAAAGGCAACACCATCCAACTTGATTTAAATGGAATCCAGAGAATTGATTCTGCAGGAATTCAGTTTTTGATGTATTTAAAAACATTAAGCCAAAAAAAACATTTTTTGATCCAACTTTCAAACCACTCCCTACCTGTTTTAAAAGTTTTGGACTTACTTGGTCTTGTTAGCTTTTTTGGCGACCGGGTTAAAGTTAAAAAAGAACATTCTGCTGAAGTAGAATTTCGGTATGGAACAAGGAAAGCCAACTGA
- a CDS encoding chemotaxis protein CheA: MDLTEVIDAYLVESEEFLRDMESILLRTEVSIPTDEDLNAIFRVVHTIKGTAGMFGFGTTVKFTHVVENLLDQLRSHEIPFQPELTEILLKAKDHLSYLVAEETKGKIPESKIVFGNQILDLMKPFQKSDSDNIAKNQNPKDIQTPKQDVNLNSPLESENNYSKQKQDSSIPGYLISFRPNRNVFAQGLDPISFIGYLKKIGKIQALKTIAETIPNSDEFDPESCYLGFEIHFVSDSDLEAVRKVFNFIESDSFLHILPPGSNVEDLADLSGQLPEEEILLGNIWKEIQILTDATLINYYEELKVRKTGISNSAIKSQTSASIPEPIQETEESKNPTNTQKDQNKSSTIKVDSKRIDKLINRVGELVVSCANMNQLIGSMEDSNLQESSMLAMRLLNEVREISLKLRMVPIGDTFQKYTRTVRDLGKDLGKDIKLITEGNETELDRNIVDKLGDPLTHLVRNACDHGLESTEERIKKGKPKQGTIKLNAFHEAGSVVIEITDDGNGIQKEKVWQKGIEKGLVSGPLPDAEEDVFKLLFHPGLSTASKVTNVSGRGVGLDVVLQNIESLRGTIAVKSTPNQGSCFTIRLPLTLAIIDGFLVEVGKNQFIIPMDMVLECLHFTDENKMDSNHFFALRGNLIPFLRLKDYYPTEDSGESSRENIVIVRNGEKKAGIVVERLLGEYQTVIKPMGSVFRHVKGVSGSSILGDGNVALIIDIPSLFERTIAVENERLLK, translated from the coding sequence ATGGATTTAACAGAGGTTATAGATGCCTATTTAGTTGAATCAGAAGAGTTTCTTCGTGATATGGAATCTATCCTTCTACGTACAGAAGTATCTATCCCTACCGATGAGGATCTGAACGCCATCTTTCGTGTGGTACATACGATTAAAGGTACAGCGGGTATGTTTGGTTTTGGCACTACAGTAAAATTTACACATGTAGTAGAAAATCTTTTGGACCAATTGAGGTCCCACGAAATTCCTTTCCAACCTGAACTAACAGAAATTTTATTAAAAGCAAAAGACCATCTTTCCTATCTAGTAGCAGAAGAAACCAAAGGCAAAATTCCAGAGTCAAAAATTGTCTTTGGAAATCAAATTTTGGATTTAATGAAGCCATTCCAAAAATCGGATAGTGACAATATAGCGAAAAATCAAAACCCAAAAGACATACAAACTCCAAAACAAGATGTTAATTTAAACAGCCCCCTTGAATCCGAAAATAATTATTCAAAACAAAAACAAGACTCTTCTATACCCGGTTATTTGATTTCTTTTCGGCCCAACAGAAACGTATTTGCCCAAGGACTCGATCCCATCTCGTTTATCGGATACTTAAAGAAAATCGGAAAAATCCAAGCTTTAAAAACAATTGCAGAGACAATTCCAAACTCTGATGAATTTGATCCCGAATCCTGTTATCTAGGTTTCGAAATCCATTTCGTGAGTGATTCCGATTTAGAAGCTGTTCGCAAAGTATTTAACTTCATTGAAAGTGATTCATTTTTACACATCCTCCCTCCTGGCTCAAACGTGGAAGATTTGGCCGACCTATCAGGTCAACTTCCAGAAGAAGAAATTTTACTCGGGAATATTTGGAAAGAAATCCAAATCCTAACCGATGCTACATTAATTAACTACTATGAAGAATTGAAAGTTCGTAAAACAGGGATTTCCAATTCCGCCATAAAAAGCCAAACTTCTGCATCCATCCCGGAACCAATACAGGAAACCGAGGAATCAAAAAATCCAACAAATACTCAGAAGGATCAAAATAAATCTTCAACAATTAAGGTAGATTCAAAACGAATTGATAAACTTATCAATCGTGTAGGAGAACTAGTCGTTTCCTGTGCCAATATGAACCAACTCATTGGTTCGATGGAGGATTCCAATCTACAAGAATCTTCCATGCTTGCCATGAGATTACTCAATGAAGTAAGAGAAATTTCACTAAAACTAAGAATGGTTCCTATCGGGGATACTTTTCAAAAATATACAAGAACTGTTCGAGATTTAGGAAAAGATTTAGGTAAAGATATTAAACTGATAACAGAAGGTAATGAAACTGAACTTGATCGAAACATAGTAGATAAGTTAGGTGACCCGCTGACCCATTTAGTAAGAAATGCCTGCGATCATGGTTTAGAATCAACAGAAGAACGAATCAAAAAGGGAAAACCCAAACAAGGTACGATCAAACTCAATGCATTCCATGAAGCGGGAAGTGTTGTTATAGAAATTACTGATGACGGGAATGGTATTCAAAAAGAAAAAGTTTGGCAAAAGGGAATTGAAAAAGGACTTGTTTCTGGACCTTTACCGGATGCAGAGGAAGATGTTTTTAAACTTCTTTTTCATCCTGGACTTTCTACTGCCTCGAAGGTAACCAATGTGTCAGGTCGGGGTGTAGGGCTTGATGTTGTTTTACAAAACATAGAATCTTTACGTGGAACGATTGCAGTCAAATCCACTCCGAACCAAGGAAGTTGTTTTACGATTCGTCTACCTTTAACCCTTGCGATCATAGATGGTTTTTTAGTAGAGGTAGGCAAAAATCAATTCATCATTCCTATGGATATGGTTTTGGAATGCCTTCACTTTACAGACGAGAACAAAATGGACTCAAACCATTTCTTTGCTCTTCGAGGAAATTTGATACCTTTCCTACGTCTCAAAGATTATTACCCAACAGAAGATTCTGGAGAGAGTTCCCGTGAAAATATTGTCATTGTTCGGAACGGAGAAAAAAAGGCTGGAATCGTTGTAGAACGACTTCTCGGAGAATACCAAACGGTAATCAAACCGATGGGATCCGTATTCCGCCATGTAAAAGGTGTTAGTGGTTCAAGTATTTTAGGTGATGGAAATGTTGCACTCATTATAGACATTCCATCTCTATTCGAACGAACCATTGCAGTTGAAAACGAAAGATTATTAAAATGA